The window GGGCTTGGGCGCGGTCGCCGATGACTTGCCAGGCGCCGTTCTCGCTCCGGCCGAGGTTTGCGGCGTAGAGCTGCAAATAACGGTTGCCGGGCAACCGAATCCCGTGACAGGATCGCAGGAAGCCGGGGTTGGCGTACAGGAGTTCCGGCGGAATGATCCCGTCCTTCAGCGTCCGCTGGGGGCCGTACAGGTCGGCCATGAGCAGTTCGAGCAGGCGCGCCCGTTGGATGAGCCCGCGGTCGATGAAGGCGGCTTCGTCGGACGAGATGAGGAGTGGGAGCGGGTCGAGCTGCCACGGCCGGGAGGTGCCGCGGGGGTCGCCGTAGACGTTGTAGGTGACGCCGTTCTCGCGAATCAGGTGCTTGGCGTCGCTCCACCGACGGGTTAGTTCTTCGGGTTCGAGTTCTTCGAGCGTGTGAAAAAACGTCTGCCAGTGCGCACGCGGCACCCCGAGCCGGTCGACCGATTCGTCGAATCCGGCCTGGGGCACGTGGTACTCAAAGCCGGCGCGCTCGGGGCGGCGCACGGGCGGAGAGTGGGAAAGCGGTTTTGTGCGACCGGGGGTCAGGGGAGCATCTCCGGCAGGCCGCGCGGGGAACCTAGAATATTACTCCGCGGGCAGCAGGCATAACCTGAATTCTTCGCCCGGCACGGAAACCAATGGGGCGGTTCGCACGTGCGAACCGCCCCATTGTGTTTATTTTAGCACGCCGACGGCCGCCGGAACCGCGGCGGGCGGCCTGCGGACGGCCGCGGGCGGGACCGCGGCGGCGGACTCGGGCTGCCGCAGGTCGAGCGTAAACGGAAACTCGCTCAGGGGTTCGGCCGGCGGAACGGCGATCGGCCCCGGCGTGTGGCCGAACGGGAAGAACCGCGCCATCCGCCGACTCTCGGCCGCGAGCGCGTTGACCGGGAAGTCGTCGAACGACCGGCCGCCTGGGTGCGACACGTGGTACGTACACCCGCCGATCGAGCGGTCGTTCCAGGTGTCCAGCACGTCGAACACCAGCGGGGCGTGGACCGGGATGGTCGGGTGTAGGCACGACGGCGGCTGCCACGCCCGGTACCGAACCCCGGCGACGAACTCGCCGTGTACCCCCGTGGGGTGCAGCGGGACGCGCCGGCCGTTGCACGTAACAATGTGCCGCGGGTCGGTCAAGCCACGAACCTTGACTTGAACCCGTTCGACGGACGAATCGACGTACCGCGCCGTCCCGCCCGCGGTGGCCTCCTCGCCGAGAACGTGCCACGGCTCGATCGCCTGCCGGAGTTCCATCGCCACCCCGCGGTTGACGACCGACCCGAACAGCGGGAACCGGAACTCGAAGTGCGGGGTGAACCACGCCGGGTCGAACCGGTAGCCGCCGGCCTTGAGTTCGTCGAGCGCGTCGTTGAAATCCTGCTCCACGAAGTGCGGCAGCATGAAGCGGTCGTGCAGCTCGGTGCCCCAGCGGACGAGCTTGTGCTTGTACGGTTCCTGCCAGAACCAGGCCGTCAGCGCCCGCAGGAAGAGCTGCTGGACGCAACTCATCCGCGAGTGCGGCGGCATCTCGAACGACCGCAGTTCGAGCAGGCCGCGCCGCCCCTCCGCCGAATCGGGCGAATAGAGCTTGTCCATGCAGAACTCGGTCCGGTGCGTGTTGCCGGTGAGGTCCACGAGCATGTGGCGGAACAGGCGGTCGACCAGCCACGCCGGCGGGGTTCGGCCCGTCTCGGGCAGCTGGCGCGAGGCGATCTCGAATTCGTACAGCGTGTCGTGCCGCGCCTCGTCGACCCGCGGGTGCTGGCTGGTCGGGCCGACGAACAGCCCGGAGAAGAGGTAAGACAGGGACGGGTGGTTGTTCCAGAAGGAGACGAAACTGCGGAGCAGGTCCGGGCGGCGGAGGACCGGGCTGTCGGCCGGCGTCGCGCCGCCGATGACGACGTGGTTCCCGCCGCCGGTGCCGGTGTGCCGCCCGTCAACCATGAACTTTTCCGTGCCGAGCCGCGTCAGCCGAGCTTCTTCGTACAGGGCCGTCGTGTTGTGGACGACTTCCTGCCAGTCGTAAGCCGGCTGAATGTTCACCTCGATCACGCCCGGGTCGGGCATGATCGACAGGCTCGTGAGCCGGTAATCGGACGGCGGCTTGTACCCTTCGAGCAGGACCGGCATCTTGAGCGCGGCGGCCGTGGCCTCGATCGCGGCCACGAGTTCCAGGTAATCTTCGATGAACCGGAGCGGGGGCATGAAAATGTACATGCGCCCGCCGCGGGCCTCGACGCACATCGCGGTGCGAACGACGTTCGGGTCGGTCTCCCCGGTCCCCGGCTCGCCCGCGAGGGCGCTAGCACGTCGCCCCGTCGCGCTGCCTGGGCCGGTCCCCGCCCCGGGCTGGGGGTACTGCCCGTTTTCGCTCGGTCCAGGGTAACCCGGGGCGCTTGCCTGGCCCGCGCGGAGGGGCCGCGACGGCGCTTCATTCCCCGGACGGTACTGGAACACGTGCCGGTCGCCGGCCGGCAGCGGCCCGCGCGGGGCGAACGGGTCGCGCTCGATCACGGACTGCCGCGCGTCCTCGACTTCCCACGGGAGCGAATCGAGCGGCAGGCGGTAGCCCATCGGCGAGTCGCCCGGGATCAGGTACATGTGTTCGCGGCGGAGGAACCACGGGCCGGTCTCCCACCGGGCGTCCCCGGAGTAGTTGCGCCGGATCGGCAGGGCATACCCGACGACGGACCCGAGCTTCCGCTCGAACACCTGGGCCAACCGCTTCCGCTCTTCGACGTCTTCGAGTTTGCTGTCGAGCGGGTCGACGTTGGCCGGCAGCCGGCGCTCGCGCCACATGTAGTACCAGACGTCCTCGTGGCCGGGGATGGCGTACTTCGGGTCGACGCCGAGTTCCGTGGCGAGCGCGCCAATGAACTTCTGGGCGTCCGCCTGGGTGTACCCGTAAGCGACGGTCTCGTCCCCGACGAGCGCCGGGTCGTGCCAGATCGGCTCGCCGTCCCGCCGCCAGTAGCACCCGAACGCCCACCGCGGGAGCGACTCGCCCGGGTACCACTTGCCTTGGCCGAAGTGGAGCAGGCCGCCCGGCGCGAACCGGTCGCGGAGGCGTTTGAGCAGTTCCCCGCCGCGGGCACGCTTGCCTTCGCCGAGGGCGGCCGTGTTCCACTCGGGGCTCTCGCGGTCGTCGACCGAGACGAACGTCGGCTCGCCGCCCATCGTGAGCCGGACGTCCCAGTCGCGGAGGTCGCCGTCGATCAGGCGGCCGAGCGAGTCGATCGAGTGCCACTGGGCCTCGGTGTACGGCTTGGTGACACGCGGGGCGTCGATGATCCGCGCGACCGACATCGAGAAGTGGAACTGCTCGTCGACCTTGTCGTCCTTGCCCTTGGACGGGTCGGGCAGCCACCCGAACGCCCCGGACACGGGGGCGGCCGTCTGCGGCTCGGCGGTGCTGGCGAGCGGGATGTGCCCCTCGGCCGTGAGCAGGCCGGAGGTCGGGTCGAGGCCGACCCACCCGGCCCCGGGGACGTACACCTCGGCCCAGGCGTGGAGGTCGGTGAAATCGCTCGTCGGCCCGACGGGGCCCTCGACGGGCTTTTCGTCCGGGACGAGCTGGATGAGGTACCCGGAGACGAAGCGGGCGGCGAGCCCGAGGTGTCGGGCGAGTTGTACGAGGAGCCAGGCCGAATCCCGGCACGACCCGGTGCCGCTCTCCAACGTCTCGTCCGGGGTCTGGACGCCCGGTTCCAACCGGATGACGTACCCGACGCGGCGGTAAATTGCCTGGTTCAACTCGACCAGGAAATCGACGGTGCGGAGGGACGCCGGCTTGAGCGCGTCCACGATCCGGCCGAGTTCCTCGCCGAGCGGAAGGGTTTCCAGATACGGGGCGAGTTCGCGGGTGAGAACCGGGTCGTATGTGAACGGGTACGTCTCGGCCGACTCGTCGGCGAAG is drawn from Fimbriiglobus ruber and contains these coding sequences:
- a CDS encoding DUF2126 domain-containing protein yields the protein MGIRVALNHTTEYRYDRPVIFQPHTVRLRPAPHARTPVLSYSLKIEPAAHFINWQQDPYSNHLARLVFTKPAEVLKVTVDLIAELTPINPFDFFADESAETYPFTYDPVLTRELAPYLETLPLGEELGRIVDALKPASLRTVDFLVELNQAIYRRVGYVIRLEPGVQTPDETLESGTGSCRDSAWLLVQLARHLGLAARFVSGYLIQLVPDEKPVEGPVGPTSDFTDLHAWAEVYVPGAGWVGLDPTSGLLTAEGHIPLASTAEPQTAAPVSGAFGWLPDPSKGKDDKVDEQFHFSMSVARIIDAPRVTKPYTEAQWHSIDSLGRLIDGDLRDWDVRLTMGGEPTFVSVDDRESPEWNTAALGEGKRARGGELLKRLRDRFAPGGLLHFGQGKWYPGESLPRWAFGCYWRRDGEPIWHDPALVGDETVAYGYTQADAQKFIGALATELGVDPKYAIPGHEDVWYYMWRERRLPANVDPLDSKLEDVEERKRLAQVFERKLGSVVGYALPIRRNYSGDARWETGPWFLRREHMYLIPGDSPMGYRLPLDSLPWEVEDARQSVIERDPFAPRGPLPAGDRHVFQYRPGNEAPSRPLRAGQASAPGYPGPSENGQYPQPGAGTGPGSATGRRASALAGEPGTGETDPNVVRTAMCVEARGGRMYIFMPPLRFIEDYLELVAAIEATAAALKMPVLLEGYKPPSDYRLTSLSIMPDPGVIEVNIQPAYDWQEVVHNTTALYEEARLTRLGTEKFMVDGRHTGTGGGNHVVIGGATPADSPVLRRPDLLRSFVSFWNNHPSLSYLFSGLFVGPTSQHPRVDEARHDTLYEFEIASRQLPETGRTPPAWLVDRLFRHMLVDLTGNTHRTEFCMDKLYSPDSAEGRRGLLELRSFEMPPHSRMSCVQQLFLRALTAWFWQEPYKHKLVRWGTELHDRFMLPHFVEQDFNDALDELKAGGYRFDPAWFTPHFEFRFPLFGSVVNRGVAMELRQAIEPWHVLGEEATAGGTARYVDSSVERVQVKVRGLTDPRHIVTCNGRRVPLHPTGVHGEFVAGVRYRAWQPPSCLHPTIPVHAPLVFDVLDTWNDRSIGGCTYHVSHPGGRSFDDFPVNALAAESRRMARFFPFGHTPGPIAVPPAEPLSEFPFTLDLRQPESAAAVPPAAVRRPPAAVPAAVGVLK